From one Macellibacteroides fermentans genomic stretch:
- a CDS encoding replicative DNA helicase, whose protein sequence is MKTENIGFKNELSFVCALLTGAAESSQVYPRVTEEMLTSRELALIYKGIIELFNKGKAMDYTLLEHEMRALDHELYAEMNGLNYVGDGLLSVVDDVHVTTYADLIVEEYQRNSLRLLAMEISGKCGSRDIPVEQILQLANSKLEEIAGMGVNSTSTRQISEIGQEVVARHTRLLENGGTSVGYSTGLKGMDDIMGGFMRGEVTIASALTSHGKTAISLFMAVQIALKKIPVYIISLEMSMEQLYGRILMSMSDISPENLRMHGLTETEIAVAKSLNEDTLRKLPIYIDYIAAARPEDIRAKVKLARKRKQCDFLILDYINQLDTGHAQGENLATSLGHAMKRIKDLAVEENIPALVLAQMNREIEKRNDNYKHKLSDLRDSGVLEQAADVVFFINRPELQGNGKGEDGESMVGIGTINILKNRNGATGTTKFRYNNHMTRISDY, encoded by the coding sequence ATGAAAACAGAAAATATTGGATTCAAAAACGAACTCAGTTTCGTTTGTGCTCTCCTTACCGGAGCAGCCGAAAGCAGTCAGGTTTACCCACGCGTTACAGAAGAAATGCTTACAAGCCGCGAACTGGCTTTGATCTACAAAGGAATTATCGAGCTTTTCAACAAAGGGAAAGCCATGGACTACACCCTGTTGGAGCACGAGATGCGTGCCCTGGACCACGAGCTATATGCCGAGATGAACGGACTAAATTACGTGGGGGACGGACTTCTTTCTGTAGTGGACGATGTTCACGTTACCACCTATGCCGACCTGATTGTGGAAGAGTACCAACGTAACAGTCTGCGTCTGCTGGCTATGGAGATATCCGGCAAGTGCGGCAGCAGGGACATTCCGGTAGAGCAAATCCTACAGTTGGCAAACAGTAAGCTGGAAGAGATTGCCGGCATGGGTGTAAACAGCACCAGTACCCGACAGATCAGTGAAATCGGTCAGGAGGTGGTTGCCCGCCACACCCGATTGTTGGAGAATGGCGGTACTTCGGTAGGTTATTCCACCGGCCTTAAAGGAATGGACGATATTATGGGCGGCTTTATGAGGGGCGAGGTTACCATTGCTTCGGCGCTTACCTCCCACGGCAAAACGGCTATTTCTCTTTTCATGGCCGTTCAGATTGCTCTTAAAAAAATACCGGTTTATATCATCTCATTGGAGATGAGCATGGAACAGTTATACGGTCGTATCCTGATGTCCATGTCGGACATTTCGCCGGAGAACCTGCGTATGCACGGACTCACCGAAACAGAGATTGCCGTGGCCAAAAGCCTGAACGAAGATACGCTGCGGAAACTTCCCATCTACATCGATTACATTGCAGCAGCACGCCCCGAAGATATCCGCGCCAAAGTAAAGCTGGCACGCAAGCGCAAGCAATGTGACTTCCTGATTCTGGACTATATCAACCAGTTGGATACAGGCCATGCTCAAGGCGAGAACCTGGCTACATCACTGGGCCACGCCATGAAGCGCATCAAGGATCTGGCAGTAGAGGAAAACATCCCAGCCTTAGTTTTGGCACAGATGAACCGCGAGATTGAGAAGCGGAACGACAACTATAAGCACAAGCTGAGCGACCTGCGCGACTCCGGGGTGCTGGAGCAGGCGGCGGATGTGGTATTCTTTATCAACCGCCCCGAGCTGCAGGGCAATGGCAAAGGCGAAGATGGCGAATCCATGGTGGGTATCGGCACCATCAACATCCTGAAGAACCGTAACGGTGCCACCGGTACAACGAAGTTTCGCTATAATAACCACATGACCCGCATCTCCGACTATTAA
- a CDS encoding DNA primase, whose protein sequence is MNDNSKEEIAKLKEALNIEDVIGTYVELEYKLGGKCLGLCPFHDDSTPSMHVHTGKQIFKCFACNEGGDVIAFISKIKSCTFAEAVNLLRQEWCNGSTPPPQHIERREKARAQKPAATPAQLAAMEADNVKFMRSMYGHHPALARIHEVKLDDHSWMDGNKYHPDCDGITQAYVDFEVSQAKSTVPGAFKAMRGRIVFPIRDENNRLVAFAGRTTQTITDENRSYTPKYVNSQTSDLYNKSRTLYGLHLAGEPIRTETFVFLTEGYKDTLAMVAAGFKNTVAQCGAAFTDDHAELLKRYTKRVAVLMDADDRGREIAAAAIAVLHRHGMQTSELLLPPGEDPDSLFRRIGKQAFRTIVAESQLTGHLQALKESTGMDLASFATSNQSSTIGGSLGTEGTGNQEVIRMNSEETTDLSLLQSDRPRLMAREQELQHQMRKLGSKRFLFGQGPERMQINTELMKLRSQLSEVSKQLNRPVVWYK, encoded by the coding sequence ATGAACGACAACAGCAAAGAAGAGATAGCGAAGCTGAAGGAGGCCCTGAACATCGAAGATGTGATAGGTACCTACGTTGAACTGGAGTACAAATTAGGAGGTAAGTGTTTAGGATTATGCCCTTTTCACGACGACTCCACCCCCTCCATGCACGTACACACCGGAAAGCAGATCTTTAAATGTTTTGCCTGCAACGAAGGCGGTGATGTGATCGCCTTTATCAGCAAAATAAAATCGTGCACCTTTGCCGAGGCTGTTAATCTGTTGCGCCAGGAATGGTGCAACGGATCAACCCCTCCGCCACAACACATCGAGCGAAGGGAAAAGGCCAGGGCACAGAAGCCCGCCGCTACACCGGCGCAGCTTGCCGCCATGGAAGCCGACAACGTGAAGTTCATGCGGTCGATGTATGGACATCATCCTGCCCTGGCCCGTATACATGAGGTAAAGTTGGACGACCACAGCTGGATGGATGGCAATAAATACCACCCCGATTGCGACGGCATTACCCAAGCCTATGTAGATTTTGAGGTAAGTCAGGCAAAAAGTACGGTGCCCGGCGCGTTCAAAGCCATGAGGGGACGGATTGTATTCCCCATCCGCGACGAAAACAACCGGCTGGTTGCCTTTGCAGGACGAACCACCCAAACCATCACGGACGAAAACAGGAGTTACACCCCTAAATACGTAAACAGCCAAACAAGCGACCTGTACAACAAAAGCCGCACTCTGTACGGTTTGCATCTGGCTGGGGAACCCATACGGACAGAGACCTTTGTCTTCCTGACCGAAGGATACAAAGATACGTTGGCCATGGTGGCAGCAGGCTTTAAGAACACCGTTGCCCAGTGCGGCGCCGCCTTTACCGACGATCATGCCGAACTGCTGAAGCGTTACACCAAACGCGTAGCCGTATTGATGGATGCCGACGACCGCGGACGCGAGATAGCAGCCGCAGCCATTGCCGTACTCCATCGCCACGGCATGCAAACCAGCGAGTTACTCCTCCCCCCCGGCGAAGATCCCGATTCCCTCTTCCGCCGCATAGGAAAACAAGCCTTCCGCACCATCGTTGCAGAATCCCAACTTACCGGACACCTGCAAGCACTTAAGGAAAGCACCGGAATGGATCTGGCAAGTTTTGCAACCTCTAATCAGTCGAGTACAATTGGAGGTTCATTAGGTACAGAAGGAACCGGAAACCAAGAAGTAATCCGGATGAACAGTGAGGAAACGACCGATTTGAGTTTATTGCAAAGCGATCGCCCCCGGCTGATGGCCCGGGAGCAGGAACTGCAACACCAAATGCGAAAACTGGGAAGCAAACGTTTCCTTTTCGGTCAGGGACCAGAGCGAATGCAGATCAACACCGAGTTGATGAAGCTCCGCTCCCAACTCTCCGAAGTAAGCAAACAACTAAACAGACCCGTAGTCTGGTATAAATAA
- a CDS encoding type I restriction endonuclease subunit R: MSFTENNYEQALIQLFQQLGYKHLYAPYIERDYYVPFYEEQLFQSLYDVNPEKPQIAIYEAVTKLKDIDTGSLAKRNEHFTDYLQHGIEVSYYDGKEQRHDIIYLVDFDKIHKNTFQVMNQWVHVEKSEKRADIIVFVNGLPLVIAELKSPSRENTDVSEAYRQLKNYMHEIPSLFVYNAFCVMSDMSCSKAGTITSKEDRYMEWKTKDGSYESTEYADYDTFFEGIFKKDRFLDIIKNFICFSKDDKNESFKILSGYHQYFAVNKAIERTKIAVESDGKIGVFWHTQGSGKSLSMVFYAHLLQTTFSQPTIVVITDRNDLDDQLYTQFSTCRQFLRQTPIRAKNREHLKKLLLGREANGIIFTTMQKFEESSEPLSERKNIIVITDEAHRGQYGFEEKIDPQTGKVSIGTARIIHDSLPNASYIGFTGTPISTRDRDTQEVFGNYIDVYDMTQAVEDGATCPVYYESRVINLNLDDQTLKIIDEEYDLLADEGAEKEQIEKSKRELSHIEAILGAPETIDSLCRDIIRHYEENRQYELTGKAMIVAYSRAIAIDIYYKILEIRPDWTEKVKVVMTGGNKDPEEWNAIIGNKFYKKELAKKFKNNDDPLKIAIVVDMWLTGFDVPSLATMYVFKPMKGHNLMQAIARVNRIFQDKSGGLVVDYIGIAKALKDAMRDYTRRDRENYGNQDIKDTAFIKFKEKLEICRDIFHGYDYSLFQKGSDYDRAQLIKGGVNFIIAPDKEAQKVSFLKEAKLLHDAITLCRSLLDEKYRFEAAFFETVRTLLSRMTGKGKVSKKEINERIGELLKQSVRSQGIINLFSDVKAEFSLFDTAFLEEISKMKEKNIAIELLKKLLAERVSMYKKTNLVQSEKFSDLLNQALSNYLKGMLTNEEVIQELLKLAKEISESESERNKLGLNAEEKAFYDALTKPRAVMDFYSHDILVEMTKELTDMLRKNRTIDWQKKEGARAGMRRLVKRLLKKYKYPPEESENAMEVVLKQCEEWTDNSSDSLFYETELGSKLYVMETDKEYINQVAESTVKYKNNF, encoded by the coding sequence ATGTCATTTACAGAAAACAATTACGAACAAGCGCTTATTCAATTATTCCAACAATTGGGATATAAGCATTTGTATGCTCCCTATATTGAGCGAGATTATTATGTGCCTTTTTACGAGGAACAATTGTTTCAGAGTCTTTATGATGTAAATCCAGAAAAACCACAAATTGCTATTTACGAAGCTGTTACAAAACTAAAAGACATAGATACAGGCAGCTTGGCCAAACGTAACGAGCATTTTACGGATTATCTGCAGCATGGTATAGAGGTGTCGTATTATGACGGGAAAGAGCAGCGTCATGACATTATTTATTTAGTAGATTTTGACAAGATCCACAAAAACACATTCCAGGTGATGAATCAATGGGTGCATGTGGAAAAGTCGGAAAAACGTGCGGATATAATTGTTTTTGTAAATGGACTTCCTTTGGTTATTGCCGAACTTAAATCGCCATCCCGTGAAAACACAGATGTCTCCGAAGCTTACAGGCAATTAAAAAATTATATGCACGAAATACCCTCTTTGTTCGTGTATAACGCATTTTGTGTAATGAGCGACATGAGCTGTTCCAAGGCGGGAACTATAACAAGCAAAGAAGATCGCTATATGGAGTGGAAAACTAAAGATGGGAGCTACGAAAGTACCGAATACGCCGATTACGATACCTTCTTTGAGGGTATTTTTAAGAAAGACCGTTTTCTTGATATAATAAAGAACTTCATTTGTTTTTCGAAAGATGATAAGAATGAATCATTCAAGATTCTATCGGGTTATCATCAATATTTTGCTGTAAATAAAGCTATTGAAAGGACGAAGATAGCGGTCGAGTCTGATGGTAAAATCGGTGTGTTCTGGCATACACAAGGTAGTGGGAAATCTCTTTCTATGGTCTTTTACGCTCATTTACTTCAAACTACCTTTTCGCAACCTACCATAGTTGTTATTACAGATAGAAATGATTTGGATGATCAGCTTTATACTCAATTTTCTACATGTAGGCAATTCTTACGTCAAACACCCATTCGGGCAAAGAATAGAGAACATCTTAAGAAGTTGCTTTTAGGACGTGAGGCTAATGGTATTATTTTTACTACGATGCAGAAGTTTGAAGAGTCCAGCGAACCTTTATCTGAAAGAAAAAATATCATTGTAATAACGGACGAAGCGCATCGGGGGCAATATGGTTTCGAAGAAAAAATCGATCCGCAAACAGGTAAAGTATCCATTGGAACTGCCCGTATTATTCACGATTCGCTTCCCAACGCTTCGTATATAGGATTTACAGGAACTCCCATTTCAACGAGAGACAGAGATACTCAGGAGGTATTTGGTAATTATATTGATGTTTACGACATGACTCAAGCTGTGGAGGATGGTGCAACCTGCCCAGTCTATTACGAGTCTAGAGTAATTAATCTCAACCTGGATGATCAAACTTTAAAAATAATAGATGAGGAATATGATCTTTTGGCTGATGAAGGTGCAGAGAAAGAGCAGATTGAAAAAAGTAAGCGTGAATTATCACACATAGAAGCTATCCTGGGAGCACCCGAAACCATAGATTCTCTTTGTAGGGATATTATCAGGCATTACGAAGAAAATCGTCAGTATGAATTAACAGGTAAAGCTATGATTGTGGCTTATTCAAGGGCTATAGCAATTGATATATATTATAAAATATTAGAAATCAGACCTGATTGGACGGAAAAAGTAAAGGTTGTAATGACCGGAGGGAATAAAGATCCTGAAGAATGGAATGCTATTATTGGCAATAAGTTTTATAAAAAGGAGCTGGCAAAGAAATTTAAAAACAATGACGATCCTCTGAAAATTGCAATCGTGGTTGATATGTGGTTAACAGGTTTTGATGTGCCTTCTCTTGCCACAATGTATGTTTTTAAACCCATGAAGGGGCATAATCTTATGCAAGCTATTGCTCGCGTAAATAGAATTTTTCAAGATAAATCTGGTGGTCTTGTTGTGGATTATATCGGTATAGCTAAAGCATTGAAGGATGCTATGCGCGATTATACCAGACGGGATAGAGAGAATTATGGAAATCAAGATATAAAGGATACCGCGTTTATCAAGTTTAAAGAGAAGCTCGAAATTTGCCGTGATATCTTTCATGGTTATGATTATAGTCTTTTCCAGAAAGGAAGTGATTACGACAGGGCGCAACTTATAAAAGGTGGTGTAAACTTTATTATTGCACCTGATAAAGAAGCCCAAAAGGTATCATTTTTGAAAGAAGCAAAACTATTACATGATGCGATTACGCTGTGTCGTAGTTTATTGGATGAGAAATATAGATTTGAAGCTGCTTTCTTTGAAACGGTTCGTACATTGCTTTCCCGAATGACTGGAAAGGGCAAAGTATCGAAAAAAGAGATTAACGAACGTATTGGCGAGTTGCTGAAACAGAGTGTGAGAAGTCAAGGTATTATCAACCTGTTTTCGGATGTAAAAGCAGAGTTCTCTTTATTCGATACCGCATTTCTGGAGGAAATCTCTAAGATGAAAGAGAAAAACATAGCCATAGAATTACTTAAAAAACTATTGGCCGAACGGGTTTCGATGTACAAAAAAACCAATCTTGTTCAATCGGAAAAGTTTTCTGATTTATTGAATCAGGCTTTATCCAACTACCTGAAAGGGATGCTTACCAATGAAGAGGTTATACAGGAGCTGCTCAAATTAGCGAAAGAGATTTCGGAGTCCGAGTCGGAACGAAATAAATTGGGTCTCAATGCAGAAGAAAAAGCTTTTTACGACGCGTTGACTAAGCCAAGAGCTGTTATGGATTTTTATTCTCATGATATTTTAGTTGAGATGACAAAGGAACTTACGGATATGCTACGTAAAAACCGAACAATCGACTGGCAAAAAAAGGAAGGAGCCAGAGCTGGTATGCGAAGACTTGTAAAACGATTATTGAAAAAATATAAGTATCCACCTGAAGAGTCCGAAAATGCAATGGAGGTGGTTCTCAAGCAATGCGAAGAATGGACAGACAACTCTTCCGATTCACTCTTTTATGAGACTGAGCTGGGTAGTAAATTGTATGTGATGGAAACAGATAAAGAATATATTAATCAGGTTGCAGAATCTACTGTTAAATACAAAAATAACTTTTAA
- a CDS encoding abortive infection family protein codes for MFWIREHISKMPSFDTFNTHADTIVNNIEMNPALCIETCKSLIEGICKTILTNKAYIYKDDIKFQELVRQTIEVLVINSYNHKEKLCELARRIASVAQVIAEIRNNSGFASHSQDIKNISVDSTMSLFIYKITDVIGGFILHYYMTHNNPKKDSRIHYEDCDQFNEYFDDANPLVIGFLTLSASEAMYQQDYEAYREEYLNYLETKVEK; via the coding sequence ATGTTTTGGATAAGAGAACATATTTCTAAAATGCCGAGTTTTGACACGTTTAATACACACGCAGATACAATAGTTAACAATATTGAAATGAATCCTGCATTGTGTATTGAAACTTGTAAAAGTTTGATTGAGGGAATATGTAAGACTATTCTGACAAATAAGGCCTACATATATAAAGATGATATTAAATTTCAAGAGCTTGTAAGACAAACCATTGAAGTTTTAGTAATTAATTCGTATAACCACAAGGAAAAACTTTGTGAATTGGCAAGAAGAATTGCTTCGGTTGCTCAGGTCATTGCAGAAATAAGGAATAATTCTGGATTTGCATCCCATAGCCAGGATATAAAGAACATTTCCGTTGACTCTACAATGTCTCTATTCATTTACAAAATCACAGATGTAATTGGTGGTTTTATTTTACACTATTACATGACTCATAATAATCCGAAAAAAGACAGTCGGATTCATTATGAAGATTGTGACCAATTCAATGAATATTTTGACGATGCAAATCCTCTTGTAATTGGATTCTTAACACTGTCTGCCTCTGAAGCAATGTATCAGCAAGATTATGAGGCTTACAGAGAAGAATATTTGAATTATTTGGAAACAAAAGTCGAAAAATAA
- a CDS encoding restriction endonuclease subunit S, whose translation MGDVVEKSLGDILNFRRGHDLPKSKVQKGNIPVAGSNGIIGYHNKETSIYPCITIGRSGNIGTPYIYNKCWAHNTVLYVDDFKGNDPEYLYYLLRTLPLSSFGGGSAVPTLNRNHIHPIKVKFYKKIQRQKKIVSILKSIDDKIELNRRINDNLIFN comes from the coding sequence ATGGGCGATGTAGTAGAAAAAAGTCTCGGCGATATTTTGAATTTTAGACGTGGTCATGATTTACCTAAGTCTAAAGTGCAAAAGGGAAATATCCCAGTTGCAGGTTCAAACGGCATAATAGGATATCATAATAAAGAAACATCAATTTATCCATGTATTACAATTGGGAGAAGTGGTAATATAGGCACTCCGTATATTTATAATAAATGTTGGGCTCATAATACAGTTTTGTATGTAGATGATTTTAAGGGTAATGACCCTGAATATTTATATTATTTACTTAGAACATTACCTCTTTCTTCATTTGGTGGTGGTAGTGCAGTACCAACATTAAATCGCAATCATATCCATCCAATAAAAGTAAAATTTTACAAGAAAATTCAAAGACAGAAAAAGATAGTATCAATATTAAAATCCATAGACGATAAAATCGAACTCAATCGCCGGATAAATGATAATTTAATCTTTAATTGA
- a CDS encoding DUF4145 domain-containing protein, whose protein sequence is MEEKIKSIYCYNCKCKTQQKVIFNKGVLDSPEIIGYDKNGNKLNSFFTIVANIYEITECCGCKKINLNVYERKDPRIEDEIILTYPNNQVRDIPKWIVNLKINYIGLFREVYTSLNCGNITLPLIGARTLLDLYIVEKIGDVGTFKNKLEKLLEQNFITQVQKDFLSVALEYGNAAAHRGYIAELEEVNKVLDIIESLFREDALKVETKKLKRNIPRK, encoded by the coding sequence ATGGAAGAGAAAATAAAAAGTATATACTGTTATAATTGCAAATGCAAAACTCAACAAAAAGTAATATTTAATAAAGGTGTCTTAGACTCTCCTGAGATAATTGGGTACGATAAAAATGGGAATAAACTTAATAGTTTTTTTACAATAGTTGCTAATATATACGAAATTACAGAGTGTTGTGGCTGTAAGAAAATTAATCTAAATGTTTATGAGCGCAAAGATCCGCGCATAGAAGACGAAATTATCCTTACATATCCCAATAATCAAGTTCGAGATATTCCTAAATGGATTGTAAATCTTAAAATAAATTATATTGGCTTATTTAGAGAAGTATATACTTCCCTAAATTGTGGTAACATTACTTTACCATTAATAGGAGCAAGAACACTTTTGGATTTATATATTGTGGAGAAAATAGGAGATGTAGGAACTTTTAAAAATAAATTGGAAAAACTTCTTGAACAGAATTTCATAACTCAAGTCCAAAAAGATTTTTTATCGGTTGCCTTGGAATATGGAAATGCAGCCGCTCATAGAGGCTATATTGCTGAATTGGAGGAAGTAAATAAGGTGTTGGATATTATTGAAAGCCTTTTTAGAGAAGACGCACTAAAAGTTGAAACAAAAAAGTTAAAAAGAAATATACCACGAAAATAA
- a CDS encoding restriction endonuclease subunit S: MEEWKEDKLIDLLDQLIDYRGKTPVKTESGVPLITAKIIKNGRIETPTEYIAEDNYDSWMVRGLPKEGDVVLTTEAPLGEVAQLDDRKIALAQRTVCLRGKNGILDNKYLKYYFLSNIGHSRLCARETGTTVTGIKQSELKEVLVSYPSYEIQLRISEILSSLDNKIELNRRINDNLEQQAQALFKSWFVDFDPFKDGKFVDSELGMIPEGWRVVTLSSFITPFTEKVLAGSLPEYSVTNNGIIPRSGKYKKQLSSSTSKNKVLRKFNLVFGMSREILNWGIMLDEIGGVSSAYNIYSIDDNVINPLYLKYYMESKISYFNDLIGTAAREGQALDKGGLDNKLILVPPFDIWCKFQVKDTTLKKTISTKETETVVLTNLRDSILPKLMSGEIKINDLNC; encoded by the coding sequence ATGGAAGAGTGGAAAGAAGATAAATTAATCGATTTACTGGACCAATTAATCGATTATAGAGGAAAGACACCTGTTAAAACGGAATCAGGAGTCCCTCTTATTACTGCTAAAATTATTAAAAATGGTAGAATTGAGACTCCTACGGAATATATAGCAGAAGATAATTATGATAGTTGGATGGTTCGAGGTCTTCCAAAAGAAGGCGATGTAGTTTTGACAACTGAAGCTCCACTAGGTGAAGTTGCCCAACTTGATGATAGAAAGATAGCATTGGCACAGAGGACAGTTTGTCTTAGAGGAAAAAATGGTATTTTAGATAATAAATATCTAAAATACTATTTTTTATCCAACATAGGTCATTCAAGGTTATGTGCTAGGGAAACAGGAACAACGGTTACAGGTATCAAACAATCTGAGCTTAAAGAAGTTCTTGTTTCATATCCATCTTATGAAATTCAACTAAGGATATCTGAAATTCTATCTTCTCTCGATAACAAAATCGAACTCAATCGCCGGATAAATGATAATTTAGAGCAGCAGGCACAGGCTTTATTCAAGTCTTGGTTCGTTGACTTTGATCCATTCAAAGATGGTAAATTCGTAGATTCCGAGCTTGGGATGATACCTGAGGGATGGAGAGTTGTTACTTTAAGTTCATTCATAACACCTTTTACTGAAAAAGTTCTTGCAGGATCATTGCCTGAATACTCTGTTACTAATAATGGAATTATCCCACGCTCTGGAAAATATAAGAAACAATTAAGTAGTAGTACATCAAAAAATAAAGTTCTAAGAAAATTCAATTTGGTTTTTGGAATGAGTCGTGAAATATTGAATTGGGGAATTATGCTTGACGAAATAGGAGGTGTGAGTTCTGCATACAATATTTATAGTATAGATGATAACGTTATAAATCCACTATACTTAAAATATTATATGGAATCAAAAATAAGTTATTTTAATGATTTGATTGGAACTGCGGCAAGAGAGGGACAAGCATTAGATAAGGGAGGATTAGATAATAAGTTAATACTAGTTCCCCCATTTGATATTTGGTGCAAATTTCAAGTAAAAGATACTACTTTAAAGAAAACAATATCTACAAAGGAAACAGAAACAGTTGTATTAACTAATTTACGAGATTCTATCCTCCCCAAGCTGATGTCCGGAGAGATAAAAATTAACGATTTAAACTGCTAA
- a CDS encoding restriction endonuclease subunit S, with protein sequence MRNDNLEQQAQALFKSWFVDFEPFKDGNFVDSELGMIPEGWNVATLRDIVVIEKDSINPQKNLSKTFVHYSLPAFDNGLTPEIQLGTDIKSNKFILNDYTTLFSKLNPRIKRIWFTHKVDLNSVCSTEFIPYQAKDPGKYSFVYSVISSDGFYNSIMSLVNGATGSHQRFHLEDSLNLKLAINVDVITELCKIVNPILDKIHYLRQENKELSFLRDSLLPKLMSGEIKINDLNC encoded by the coding sequence GTGAGAAATGATAATTTAGAGCAGCAGGCACAGGCTTTATTCAAGTCCTGGTTTGTTGACTTTGAGCCGTTCAAAGATGGTAATTTCGTAGATTCTGAGCTTGGGATGATACCTGAGGGATGGAATGTTGCAACTCTAAGAGATATAGTAGTCATTGAAAAAGATAGCATTAATCCCCAAAAGAACTTAAGCAAAACTTTTGTTCATTACAGTTTGCCTGCATTTGATAATGGTCTTACTCCTGAAATACAGCTAGGAACTGACATCAAGAGCAATAAGTTTATATTGAATGACTATACTACTCTATTTTCTAAATTGAATCCGAGAATTAAGCGTATTTGGTTTACGCATAAAGTAGATCTAAATTCTGTCTGCTCAACAGAGTTTATACCATATCAAGCTAAGGATCCTGGTAAATATTCATTTGTTTACTCAGTAATATCTAGCGATGGGTTTTATAATTCTATTATGAGTCTCGTTAATGGTGCTACTGGAAGTCATCAACGTTTTCACTTAGAAGATTCATTAAATCTCAAATTGGCCATTAATGTAGATGTAATCACCGAGCTCTGCAAAATAGTGAATCCAATCTTAGATAAAATACATTATTTAAGACAAGAAAACAAGGAATTATCTTTTTTACGTGATTCTCTTTTACCTAAACTGATGTCTGGAGAGATAAAAATTAACGATTTAAACTGCTAA
- the xerA gene encoding site-specific tyrosine recombinase/integron integrase, protein MKEKLINEIENAMSGVLTFEQTAQLSTSLLQILSKYEVVVDGETVHEDFASNSRLLEIFLSAKQVEGCSLKTIKYYDSTIRHLFNGMPKNVADYTTEDIRAYLAVFQSKRKSSKVTIDNIRRIFSSFFAWLEEEDYILKSPVRRIHKVKTGTQIKEVLSDESLEMLRDSCTQIRDLAIIDLLSSTGIRVGELVKLNRSDINFQERECVVFGKGNKERMVYFNARTKIHLQQYLKSRKDRNPALFVSLAKPHARLQISGVEMRLRNIGRKLKINRLHPHKFRRTLATMAIDKGMPVEQVQLLLGHVKIDTTMHYAMVNQTNVKLSHRKYIY, encoded by the coding sequence ATGAAAGAAAAACTGATTAACGAAATTGAGAATGCTATGTCTGGAGTTTTAACATTTGAACAAACTGCACAACTCAGCACTTCATTATTACAAATACTTAGTAAATATGAAGTTGTTGTTGATGGAGAAACTGTGCATGAAGATTTTGCTTCAAATTCCAGATTGCTCGAAATTTTCTTATCAGCGAAACAGGTTGAAGGATGTTCTCTAAAAACGATAAAATATTACGACTCAACTATTCGTCATTTATTTAACGGGATGCCTAAAAATGTAGCCGATTATACTACAGAGGATATTCGGGCTTATTTGGCTGTATTTCAGAGTAAACGGAAATCCAGCAAAGTAACAATAGATAATATACGTCGTATCTTTTCTTCATTCTTTGCATGGTTGGAAGAAGAGGATTATATCCTGAAAAGTCCAGTCAGGCGAATTCATAAGGTTAAGACAGGGACACAAATTAAGGAAGTATTAAGTGATGAATCGTTAGAAATGCTTCGGGATAGCTGTACCCAAATCCGTGATTTGGCAATCATCGATCTGCTATCTTCTACAGGAATACGTGTTGGAGAACTTGTAAAATTAAACAGAAGCGACATTAATTTTCAAGAACGCGAGTGTGTTGTTTTCGGTAAAGGAAATAAAGAGCGAATGGTTTATTTCAATGCGCGAACGAAAATACATTTACAACAATATCTTAAATCTCGCAAAGATAGAAATCCTGCCTTGTTTGTTTCATTAGCTAAACCTCATGCTCGCTTACAGATATCAGGAGTGGAGATGCGTCTTCGTAATATTGGTAGAAAACTTAAAATCAACCGATTACATCCACATAAATTCCGTCGTACTCTGGCTACAATGGCAATTGATAAAGGAATGCCCGTAGAACAAGTTCAACTATTATTAGGGCATGTGAAAATAGACACCACGATGCACTATGCCATGGTTAATCAAACTAATGTGAAATTATCGCATCGTAAATACATCTACTGA